Below is a genomic region from Medicago truncatula cultivar Jemalong A17 chromosome 3, MtrunA17r5.0-ANR, whole genome shotgun sequence.
cattagttaaaaaaaataataatactatttacgttgaaatatcattttttacacttttaaaattttaactatCAAATTTCAAGATACTCATACTattctatttgtttttcttaactAATGTATAAAAGACACTAGTTAACATCATCATTTACTTTACTACTTTACGCCAATTAGCATGACTTTATAATAAAGAAATATTGATGTTTTGTTGAACGgtgaaaattaaattgatgttttgttgaatagtgaaaattaaaaatgaagaaaaatcaaataaaaagaaagcacagagtttttttttaatattttcccATACATGGGAAGTCATGTTCcaaataaggttttttttacattaccctctcttgtttaggaggtatttacccttttaagatatcaaccaatcaaaatataatatacaaatgtaacattaaatgtcagataaatgagtcaattttgcaataaaaaaaaaaatcaattttaataaggtaacttttaatttttatttaattatatttatgtatacaatcttaattaatttacactatagggCTTGTAACagttaaaatttcacatcaaattcaacccatCATGGTTGTGTTTGTTAACACGAAtaaactagcttatagcttgttggactagcttataagcttgttttgatacaataagatgtgtttggtaaaaagctttttccactagcttatagcgttttttgagaagctatttcaagtagcttttgagcttatagatggtaattttttatattttcttccaattttaaccctattaatttaatttagttattttttaataaaacaatatattCATGGCTTAAAAAATAACGGCCAAGTTCATAGCTTATTTTCTAATAAAACAACTGCCAcgttttctcctttgaaaaaaattgtcatgctttattttttattgaggaAAGctttatatatgtgtgtttgtgtgtgtatatatcttaaaagaaatgttttatatttaactataattagtCTAtggtacgttgtaaaattttatatattcttgcttacatttttttccaccttcctcttatttttgggattcatgAAAGTAGAGATCAATGAGCTTTTTccctcttttgtacaaaaaaaaaaaaaaaaactgagatcaaaattgtcggtgaaATTTTATCGGAgctaaaaccaaaagtttgaatatttatagggatccaaaacatagttaaccataaattaaaatattaaaaaataaatacattagaaaacatgtctatatatatatatatatatatatatatatatatatatatatatatatatatatatatataaacatgtcattttatgttattttatacttatcagccacttcaacagctaattttaccaaacacttcaattttaataaatcaGTTTTTCAGCTACAAGCTATCAGTTATAAGACATCAATTataagctaacttttcagctttcaactagcttataacttatttttatcaaacacaccCCATACacgttcataaattttgttcaaTTCCAAACCCTAGAACACACATAACgtgcaatttcttcttcattcttttttccatcttgattgttcaattctctCGTTCCAGAATTGCCGCCGTTTCCAATTATTGTGAGATTCGCTGCCAACCTTTTGATTCCAGACATTGAGAAAATCGGTGTTGTTTCCATAATCGTgacttgatttgatttttcattttcgttTCTTTCTCACTACTATCGTGACTTGATTGCAATCGTTTCACACTTATAATGTGATAGTGGTGACTTTCAACCTTGGCATAAATTCCAATGAtgcttccatttttatttgggttttgagtttgattgagttgtttgagattatataaaattgtattttatcacAATATTTTGCGTTTGATTAAGATAAATAGATCTTCAATgtgttgattattaattttatttttggtacaatattgattattaaatttacttttgaaatttgttttattcaaatcgttatattgtgttgttatgttgtttctgTTCCGGGTGAATTTTGTGTTGCCGAAATGAACATTTGTTGAGATTGTGAACACGGTGTGAGGTCGGTTAACGCTATGGAAGAAAAGACaaagtgaaataaataaataaataataaataatgctaATACAAACATGAATTTTATAAGGTGAGTGTTAATTCATGAGCAATTCGTGGATATAGCTTTTGGAAACAGCGACGATCTCACGATGTCTGGAATCAAACGGACGGCAACAATTTTCACGATAATTGAAAACGGCGGCAATTCTGGAACAagagaattgaacaatcaagatgggaagaagaatgaagaagaaattgcacATTATGTGTGTTCTAGGTTTTGGAATGGAACAAAATATATGAACGTATATGatgggttgaatttgatgtgaaattttaatttttacaagccctatagtttaaattaattaagaatgtatacctaaatataattaaataaaacttaaaagttaccttattaaaattgactcatttatttgatatttaatgttacatttgtatattacattttaattggttgatatcttgaaTGAGTAAATACCTCATAAACAAAATAGGATAAAGGCCGGAAGACCAAAGTGACTGCCTCCTATGCTGTTGAATTGTTCCCCAGAAGCATCTCACGAAAAAAAcatatgataaatatttatttttaattacaaaaatttgTCTATTTGGATTTGAGTCTCTAGCATTTTACTTCCTCTATCTCTAATTATAAAACTTTTCTAATAAAATTAGGTAAACAACAAGTACATATATTTCAACTAACTAGTCACAACTCacaatgtaattttttgtaATTAGGCTTTTAATTAGTTAATTCCTCtttaattaacaacaaaaagGGAGCGAAGAAcaaaaagagaatgaaaaaagGGCAATGTAAAACTAAGTTGCATCAACAAAGATGAAGATATATGCATATGTAACTGCTAGCTATACTTCATAGTAGCTTATTATAGCTAATACTCTTGTAATGAGTACAGCAACAGgtctcatatattttttttttttatacacttgattaattaaaatcaaaaccaCTCACTAGTGTCCCCAACCTTAATATTCTGACTCCAGTTAAGCACCCTTGCAAGCCATTCATCGTCAAAATCACCTTCTTCGTCTTCTTCCATATATTTGTATTCTTCAACAAGTTCATTAGCATTTGCATTGGAGTGGAGATCAACCACCGGTGAAAACTCCTCCACCTTCGATATCAATGGTGTAGTTGTGGAAGGTTGTTCGGGAAAAGCAATGATCTCTTTGTAGAACTCTTGCATGAGTTTTTCTATTGTTTCTTCTTCGAAACAAAACTCACTTACCTCATCGTCCGAGTCAGGAAGAAGCTCATGGAGCTTTCTGGCGAGAGCTTCGGGGGTACACTCTGCAGTTGCACTCTCTTTTTCCATGAAAAGCTTTCTCTCTCAATAACGTCAAATCAGAACACACGAAGACTAGACTAGACAAGAGAAGAAGGGTTAAAATATGATTAGAAAGTGAGATATCACGTTGGCGTTATACTAGGTATGGATGGGTGACGTGGCAggtgttcttgttgttgttgttctgggGAAGGTCCATGTGATGTGATGAAACGTACAAGTCATCGCACATGGGACTGATGTCAGTCTAAATAGCATCACCATCACAATGgctaaaatagtaaataatagCGACAATACATTTCAAGAGACCATATTAATTTCTGCTTGTAAACTTTGATGAGTCTCCCTGACATAAAAGTTAAAATCAACCGTATGAAATTGAGTTGAAGTCATTAATAATCTTCGTCAAAAAGATAAGTTGTTCAACataatttgagtttgattttaatttatttgaagttGGTCTGGGATCTTGAAGTTTGTTCATCTAAAGATCTCAGCTTCACGAATGGGCGATGAGTTTGGTCACATCGAATTGATCGATTTTTTAATCGAATACcgggtttttaaaaaaaaatattgaccaAATTATATTTAGGTCACCATCAAACTCTAAATTACTAAGATCACATTCCTCTACGAATtgaatggttaaaaaaaaaaaatcaacatggGTACTTATTTGCTTAATATTCATGTAAAACTTGAAAGTGATATCTAATTTAATAGAAGAGAAGTACGTTATTAAGGAACTGAAAAGTACTGCAATATTGTAattgaaaacaataatttttgcACTTTATGAATTTGAATATACAACTTTTGAGGTAAtattttccatctttattttattatactaaaaaaatgaatttgaatataCGACTTTTGAGGTAATATTTTCCTACTTTATTCTGTTTTACTAAAAGAAGAAGTGATAAGTTTGCCTTTAAAAAATTGCAGATAAGTTTTGCACAATCAACTGAAATCAGCCACAAATACCCTCATTAATATGTTAAACATagacttctaaaaaaataaaatagctaATAGAGTACAAATGTTCAATTTTAATTGATAATGACTAACTAATCCacaaagacaataaaaaaatgtcaattgttTTTATCAATCATACAtagtgtttatatttttttggtgtgaATCAATGTGCACTATTACATAGACGAATAACTAATAATCTGAATAGCCTAATAGCAATGATCTCATGATAGCAAATGTTCTGCCGAATTTTGAATAGATCAtaataacattttaaaatttgaattgtttcTAATGTAAATTGTAACAAAACTAGCTTGTAAAGTTAAGACCTAAGAGTCATCgtaagcttagctcaattggtcaAAACAATGCAAAATATATGTAAGGTAGGGTTCAAACAtcgaccataaaaaaaaaaatatattgctcCCTCACTTTTTGGCTCAATTTTTGGGAATATAGTTGGGGTTCATTTaggaaatttaaatttattattgtaTATTTTTAGGTTAATAAACCTTTACCCCTATAATATAagtcacttttggttttccctCCTCTAAAAATTTTGTGTCAGatttcatccttgtaaaatttttttgttttagaaaactTCATAGAcatgctgactgtgcatttttgctgatgtggcatgaTGCGTCACATTTTTTTGATGATGTGGCGCGTtgactgtataattttttttttattaggtacATGtgccatttgtgatttttttaaaaaataagaataaaaaaatttaaaaataccgaaaatatggaaaaattaataatgattaaaaaactttggtaaagtgaaaaaaatctggaaaaatgaacaaaaattataaaaaaaaatctggaaatatttaaaaaaattgtgaaaaagattaatatatattaaaattttcgattttttttctagaatatcatatttaaaaaattaaaaagattaatcattttaaaaaaactaaattttcggaaaaaattatggaaaacatttaaataaaacttcttacttttttccagaattttttaattttactggtattgaaaaaaatctggaaatttgattttttttttctaaatatattaatttttagaaaattttaatatatattaatcttttccatttttttttaaatattcccagtttttttaaattttttcataaaatttccagaatttttttattagtttttcaagatttttttttatttttatttaaaaaaaatcacaaatgccacgtgttcctaataaaaaaataattatataatcaGCGCGCCACATCATCAAAAAAAGGTGACACAACATTCTACATcaacaaaaattcaacaaaaaatattttcaacatgAAATCTGACTAAAAATTTTTACAGGGAAAAACCAAAAATGGAGCATAAAGGCCTATTAACACTATATTTTTCCATACCACCGGTTTAAAATTGAACAGTTGACCAATAGTTAAAAAATTCAAGCATATATCGTTATACTGTGTTTTGATACTGTCCCTATGtattgatactttttttttttttttttttaaggaattgatACTGTGTTTTTAAAACCCGAATATTAAAAGCAACATTCTTTTAccatattttcattatttattttctaacacTATACTTTCACCTCTAAACTGTATTGGGGTTGTACATTGAAAATGAGATTAATGTGAGTAAAAAAGGTAGTTAACAGCACACTCATTGTCacatactttttttaaataaaaagtttacaTCTCATTAAATTTATATGAGACGGTCATAATTTGGTGAAACACATATTTGgtgatcaataaaaaaaaaagtgttgaatAGTGTGTGAGCTTCTAGGTAACCTTCTAGATGAAGATCATATGGTCAAGGTGATTTCTAGAATGTTCTTTGACTAAAACTCATAACTAAGTACAATTGCCTCCAACAAACAACAAGGAATGCAGCATGTGAAGTTGTTTGGATAGAATACTTGttaatttgataaataaataaattaatcaaaaattacttaataaaataatatgtccATAATCAAAATTCGTAAATCTCAGGCACAAAGTTTACTAGAACTTAGAGATCTGAACATTTCCATCATATaatctagaattttttttttttgttacataattTTAGGGTGAGAGAATGGTGTCCCATGCAGGGAAGACCTTCAGGCtcaaagagcacttacaaagATATTTACATTTACCTTCCTCCAAAGGCACTAGTGAGGCTCGAACCCGAGTTCTCTCGAATTCAAGACCTGTCAttttaccactagaccaagCCTTTGAAGTTTCTAGAAAACTTTAATTTATCGAATCACATAAATGTCTTCACAAATCGACCTTCAAAAAGACTTTGCTTATGTGATTTCTTTGTAAAATCCACCACCTTGTTCTTCACCAACACCCCATCCAACACTTGTCTTTCCCCTATAAGAGGAAACTTGTGAGAAGAGATAATGGAGTATAACCAATATCAATCTTTTTAACCAACACATTTCCGATGAGTTTACACAATAATCAAGTCCGTGCACCGATACCATTTCTATTCATAACAATCATGCACCCACCAGATCCACCAATTCATAACATCCACAAAATTAGAACAAAGAACACAACCACCAAATACTAGATTGGTGCGGGATCACACTTTTACATACGCTGTCCAATGATAATCAAGTGGTTGAGTATTAGTAGGCCGTAGTGTTAACATGACTTTTCTTGAGAAAAGAAGAGAATGGTACTAATTAATTAAAGCTgattaaaaaagagaaagacaGATCTACCAAAATTGAATTGGaagatccctaaaaaaaaaaaaaaaaaaaaaactataattggAAGAAAGGCTCATGCCCATATTGCTAGTGAAGACATTAACCCAGCTCCAAGGAAAAGCATACAATATGATACTAACTGCAGCCTAAAGTTACAACTCATTCTTTTGCTAAGAAAATCAGCTGCTATCAAGTCTACTAAAGCCATGTACACTAAAATTCCTGCTGACAGTGCATCCAATATACCTTCCGCTATGAGTGCACCAGGACTATAAGGGTTATAAACTGAAGCAATGCCTGTTCCAATGCCAACACCAATAGGTGTAGTCAGTGCAAAAAAACAAGCCATTATTGTTGTCGATGAGGCCTTGAATTGAGCTTGAGAAATGCACCCTCCAAGAGCAAACCCTTCAAAAAACTGATGGAAAGATAATGCAGCAATTAGAGGCCTTATGGCACAAGGGCTTTGTGAAACTCCCAAAGACAGCCCAATAATCACAGAATGTGATACGATCCCAAGCTCTAACACCTGCAACGCACACATATGAGGTACAAATGTCATGTTTGTCATCTTCACTAAGGACAATATATTAAACACCAATAGATGAAGACTAGAAATTGCTGAATCAACTGCTCCTCCAGAATGGCCGGTAATATCACTTAAGGGCGGATAGACCGTCCACCCAGTGCCGCTACCCAATGAATGGTGATCCTTTTAAGGTATTTAAGGATGACTTTATCCCCCCCCCCCTAATTATTTCCTATCAAAATTATCATTACACACATTTTTTCCTATTCTCACATAAAGTATGAGCACTGCTgatttagaaagaaaagaaatgtgagcacaatgaagaaaaaaaaaaggtaaatattaaattatgtcCTTAATTTTACATGACAGTAGTAAGCCAGTCCCTTAATATAATTGTaaaatgttgttaattatgcCAGTCTATCTATTTGGATCTGCTGAATACTGCTAAATAGATTCCTAGGAACGAATCTTGTTAAAATTTTACAGATTATTAAAATTTTGCAATTTGAGGGATCATTCTGAAACATCATATGTGACTTAATTGACAAAGTTGATTTATCAAACAAAGGTAAATAAACTatcaatttaatcattaaaCTATTACTCTCACTTCAATTTAGTCTTTAAACTAtgtaaaatttatcaatttagtCTTTGCTATTAAAATGTTACAGACTAAATTGATGCTTTTTTATGTACTTTGAAGACTAAATTGATTATTAGATTTAAATAATCCAGGAACTAAATTATTAAAGATTAAAGAGATAGTGATAGTTCATGGACAAATATATTACAGCTTCAGGTAAGAGTATCCCTTAaaatagggatggcaatgggtacccaatgggtagggtactacaaTGCCCATCCCCATACCCACATTTGTAAAAATTAtccgtaccctcgtgggcaacaactttagtgcccttcCCCATATCCTATGGGTACCTAAGTGTCCATACCCGCActcattacccgcactttaactatgaaaagacaataaaaatatcacaattgaaataaaactatggtctacatcttttaaaattaactcataaaataatatgaatcgtagtatttagtcaaattaaaaacatccaaaatatctcTTAAAAATTGTACACcggagttgttattgtattaagcaATTTTCTGGTTTAGGTTTtagtttaggcttaaatagctaaataaattatttaattatacactaaaaaaaaaattacttatgatattaaataaatatgtatatgcggggcTGGGCAttatagtacccttacccgtgcccatacccatttAAATTCGTGGGTATTACCCGGACCCGTCCCCGGTTCCTTGatagcggggttttaccctaccaaTTGTGGGTATTTTATGCTGGTATCCATTGGTCCTAGGTCCAATTGACATCCCTACTTAAAAGCATTTTTGCCATAATTAGTATGTTTATATGATAATGCAGACTATGCAGTATaatctttttaataattgaGTTGAGTTATGTGTTTTCTAATTGTAAAACAGAGGAAAATTTATAATTGAGTATAATCTTAACAAAACAgaataataaaaactaaatttttaaatattttttgtaaatatatacCTGAGAAACAACGACGTGTCGTACATCAGTTTCTTCATTAGCAGCAATGAGTGCATGTGAATGATCATGGCCATGCTCCTTCACAATACCACCACCGTCACATGCATCACCATGGGGATGATTATGCCTATGATGCGCCGCGTGTGCATGCATCCCCACAATATGCATTCCACCACTCTCCTCTTCTCCAAAAACCTTCCCTACATTCCCTTCTTCCGAAGTTCCAACCCTAGCTTGCTCATCCACCGCACGATTCATCCCTTGTTTCCTCTCATAATACTGAGTCCCAACGAAATCAAGCAAAAGAGTAAACAACGCCGCCATCATCGCGAAAAAACCGGTAAACGGAAACTTCGACCATGGAAACTCCGGTAAACAAGGACTGTTAAGAGCTTCTGTAGCATCCGATAACATGTGAACGAAGCCTGTAGCGAGAATTACACCGGCAGCGAAGGCTTTTGCAGCGACGAAGAGGTTTCCGTCGGTGCGAAGGTATCGGCGATGTTTTCCGATGAGAGGGATTGCGATTCCCGCCATTCCGGCTAAGAGGATTGATGCCATGGCGATGAATTTGAGAACGAATGCGGCGGGTTCGTCTCGGCATAGGTCCGATTCAGCACCCCCGCATGTTGAGTTCGTCATTGATTCTTTGAGTCTGATGAATGATTCCTTTTCTATGAAATAGAATAGAATTTAGAAAAGTGTGtgagaaattgaattgaaattagggatttcagaagaaaaaattaaaaaacagagAAATGCAAAAAAGAAAGTATTACCAGAGAAGAAGCGAGTTTTTTGAAGGAGGTATTGAAGCAGTAATTGCCAGAGATCCTGAAATGAATAGAACAAGAGTGATTGTGAATTTATATTGAAAGCggtgaagaaaaaacaaagaaggaaGAGAGAAAGGATTAATGGGAACAAACCTCGAGAAAAAACAt
It encodes:
- the LOC11432334 gene encoding zinc transporter 4, chloroplastic — protein: MFFLEDLWQLLLQYLLQKTRFFSEKESFIRLKESMTNSTCGGAESDLCRDEPAAFVLKFIAMASILLAGMAGIAIPLIGKHRRYLRTDGNLFVAAKAFAAGVILATGFVHMLSDATEALNSPCLPEFPWSKFPFTGFFAMMAALFTLLLDFVGTQYYERKQGMNRAVDEQARVGTSEEGNVGKVFGEEESGGMHIVGMHAHAAHHRHNHPHGDACDGGGIVKEHGHDHSHALIAANEETDVRHVVVSQVLELGIVSHSVIIGLSLGVSQSPCAIRPLIAALSFHQFFEGFALGGCISQAQFKASSTTIMACFFALTTPIGVGIGTGIASVYNPYSPGALIAEGILDALSAGILVYMALVDLIAADFLSKRMSCNFRLQLVSYCMLFLGAGLMSSLAIWA